In Macaca mulatta isolate MMU2019108-1 chromosome 16, T2T-MMU8v2.0, whole genome shotgun sequence, the sequence TAGATACATGTGTTAATAAACCGCTAGACAGTATTATAAACTAGATCAATACTATTGATTTCTTCCTAACACTCACAGACAAAATGAGATTAAAACAAAGGTAATTTTAAAGCATAGAACACACTTTGGCAAAAATGATAGCCCATGTGAGATGCCAGGAGGAAGAGAGGTGGCTTGAGGCAAGAGATCAAGTGGAAGGTTGGCTCAGAAAGAGGACACGAAAAACAAACTTAGCTGAGACAAGCCCTGGCCAAGCTCTCATCATCTGAACATCAGCCTAGGACTTTCCTATTACTGTTCTGCTACATCATGAACTAGATAGGTTTATAGGGGCTGACTTTGGAGCTCAACTGCCTAGGGTCTTCTATGAAATCATGTGCTTTGAAATACAGTCAAACACACAGTGAACACTTCAAACAAGTAAGATAGAAAGTGACTCTAAGTTTATTTCAAACAAGGAACGCTTGAAGTGAGTTTTTCGCCCCGATGACAAAGAACGCACGTGAGCTCACTGGCCCTCTatgcttctcctcttctccccttctggaACAGAAGACCTGCTCTAGAACCCATTGTAAGGGGCTCATCTGAGGTTCTTCCCATAAGCAGTGACTACAGCTAATCCCATTAAATGCTTCCCAGAAAGCACTTCTAAAACTGGATCTCCAGTTTAGACTTTTTCCCCAGTGGGTCCAAAGGAAGGATGAGTGGAAACAtgaagactattctttctcctgAGGCAGAATCAAGAATTTAAGCCATTGTGAAATCCAATCCAAGATATCCTCCAAGTCCAAAGCCATGTCCAGATTCTCGCCTCTCCAATCCATGAAAAGAGGAGATGAACAGGGGTATCCTCTCCGAGACACAATTCCTCTTGATGGAGCTGAGTATATTTTTAACGGGCTGGGAgacagaaatggggaaagagggtTTGGTTACTGGCTACTTAAAGGGCTTCTTTCCTAAGTGGGATCTTTGATGTTTGTCAAAGCTCGACCTCCAGCTGAAACTCTTCCCACAGTGCGAACATTTATAAGGCTTCTCTCCTGTGTGAACCCTCTGATGTCTATTGAAGTTTGATCTCTGAATGAAACTTTTCTCACAGATGGgacatttatagggtttctcgCCCGTGTGGATTTTCTCATGGTGGCGCAATCCTGAGAAGTCACTAAAGCCTTTCCCACAGTAATCACATTTACAGGGCttctctcctgtgtgagttctctgatgctTCACAAAGTCTGAACTCCGCAGAAAGGCTTTTTTGCAGATGGTGCACTGAAAGTATGTCTCTCCGTTGTGAGTTCTTTGGTGAAAAACAAGCTGAGAATTCCTATAAAAGGTCTTCCCACACTCCCTGCAGGTGGGGAGCTTCTGGGCCATGGGGGCCCTTGGCTGCCCCTTCTGGGAggtctctctcttctcctcaagCCACATAGTGGACATTTCTCCTGAATGAGGATTAGGCAAATGCTGACCtagttgtttctcagaaatcctttCTGGAGGAGAGAGCTGTTCCCCTGTTCCCTCATCCTGAATGTTTTGCAAAGCCTCAGGGAGATTCTCTCCTTCTCCAAAGCATCCTGGCTCATCCTCACTGAAGAAGCCCCTCAAGGAAGCCTGAGAAGGAACCTCTCCTGAGGCTTGACAGGAAGCATGCAGGAGCTCCTGGTCCCTGTGATTCTCCAAGTTTAGGTTCTCCTTGTCATTCTCTTGTCTGTCtcctaaaagaagaaagaagatttgAAATGGTTCAAGTGCTGTGCCCTGTTTACTAACTCAATGTCAAAGAGAAGGTCAtcataaaacattcattttttttttttttttttttgagatggagtctcgctctgtcacccaggctggagtgcagtggcacgatctcggctcactgcaaactccgtctcctgggttcatgccattctcctgcctcagcctcccgagtagctgggactacaggcacctactaccacgcccggctaattttttgtatttttagtagagacggggtttcaccgtgttagccaggatggtgttgatctcctgacctcatgatccacatgcctcggcctcccaaagtgctgggattacaggtgtgagccaccgcgcttggcctctttttttttttttaagggcatTAGTAAGTGAGGAAGAAAACTACCATATGCCTGAATGCTCAAACTCACTTCCCCTGTCCTGGGTTCAAGGCTAAATGGTTCGGCTCTGGAGCTGAGGATTTTTAAACGACACAGGAGCGCTCATAAAGTGATCACTCCATAAATAAAGCCACATGTATTTCTTAAGGTCCAGGAAAGGTCCAGTATTATAGGCAACTActgcttttaaaatgatttttatctgattatgtataaaagataaatatggtaacttaaaaataaaactcggGAGAGAAATATATACAGAAGAAAACCAAATCCGCCTCAATCTTACCACCCAGAGATGACAACTATGAGTATACatttcctttcagtctttttaatttaatctatATGTATGTAGGTATATGCTATTTTCTGACATAATTTGTGTCATATTGTACATATCGTTCCATATCCAGCTATGTAGTATTTAATTGTGAATGGTGGCATTAATCAATGTAATATGGAGTCTCCCTCTCCCATTCATAAGACGCCCAGAATTTGTGAAATGCACGTGTCATTTTACCACAGTTGCAGTGCAGCAAGGTTGTACTATAAAAGTGAATCCCTTGATCTGTGCTTGAATCTAGTATTTACATGTGCTTTATTAAATCACACTAGCAACTGGAAGTTTGTTTTTCTCACCATAACTTGGGTTTTTGGTTATACTACTTAATGATGCatatagaaaatttttattttgatggtaGGATTTTCAACTTTTATACATGATTTTAACTATATAGATCTAAAGATGCCATTTACCTTTCTCTTTCTAAAGATCTCTAACTAAAGATCTTTCTAaagatctctttctctttctaaagaTCTCTAACTAAAGATCTAAACATGCCATTTACCTTTCTCTTTCATACATTAGTGTCTTTTCAATTGTCTGCCAGGGATCTAGGCATCTTCTAGAGAGCTAGATCTGAACTTGTGAAGTCAAAAAGCCTTAGAATGTCCctgaatctaaaaataaaataaaataaaataaaagccttaGAATATATTCCTCTCCAATGGCAAAGGTACTttctcttgtctttaaaaaagcctttacaaatatcattttaaagAGGTGAGTAATGGCCCATCAAGAAGATGCCATAATAAACACATAATTTGTTCCCCTACCATGAAAATCTAATTTGCTTATTGTGTTTTTGCTACAATAAATAATGCTGTGATCAGCATTTTTCTTCATAAGTTTTTGCCCACATTTCTCATCAATACCTCAAAGGAATTTCTCAAAGTGGAATTACTGTGTCAACAGGCATAAATATTAAGGCTCTTGACACCTACTGGTAACCCAACTTGCAGAACAACTCTGCCATCCTCTCATATGTGAAATTGGGCAGAGGGGGAAGTAGGTATTCAATActtaaatattgaatatttttaaacatgccATTTAGACGGATGAAAAAtggtttttcattgttttaaattttaattcttaaGTTATGAAAGGATGAATCTTTATCACATTCatgagctatttttcttttttttttttttttttttttgagacagagtctcgctctgtcacccaggctggagtgcagtggccggatctcagctcactgcaagctccgcctcccgggttcacgccattctcctgcctcagcctcccgagtagctgggactacaggcgcctgccacctcgcccggctaagtttttgtatttttagtagagacggggtttcactgtgttagccaggatggtctcgatctcctgacctcgtgatccgcccgtctcggcctcccaaagtgctgggattacaggcttgagccaccgcgcccagccgagctATTTTTCATACTCGAAGACTACTGCCCATATTTTACTGGGAAAGTACATTTTTTCGTATCAACTTTCTTTAACTCTTTctatattaacaaaaataagcatttatctGTCATGTTCATGAAAActgtttcttgttgttgtttttttgagatggagttttgctttgtcacccaggctggagtgcagtggcgtgttctcggctcactgcaacctctgcctcccaggctccagcaattctcttgcctcagcctcctaagtagctgggattacaggtgcccaccaccatgcccggctaatttttgtagtgtagttagatggggtttcaccatgtcggctaggctggtctcaaactcctgacctcaaatgatccgcctgcctcagcctcccaaagtgctgggattacaggcatgagccaccgcgctggcctGATCATGCTAAATTCTTATACAGACCAGCATCTCTTTCTATGCtcccttttctgttccattgatctgtgcaTCTACTTTTATATCAGCATCACactattttaatgatttttaccTTTATAATACAAgacttaatattttcagatctAGCATTCATGAAACATTCttctttcaaaactttttttaaaactattcttgcatgttatatttttccagataactactttaaaaactttaatcCTTTGGATTTTGATTAGAAGGGGAAGTAGATGACTTTTTGagactgccccctgctggcctGTTTTGACTAGGAGCTGTTCTTCCATACGGTCAACTATAACAGCATATTCACTCTCGACATTGATTTTTGCCCCTGATCTGAGTCCAGATCTGGTAAACTAGCACACTGTTGTATTTTTCAAACCAGGCCTTTCCCATCTGGTTACTGTGACTTCCACAATTATTCCAGGTCTCTTCCCCAGACAGCCGGACTCCCGCACTGACTTCCTGCAGACTTCTTTCCTCCAAGTGTTCCCTTCCTATCTGTCCTACACGTTGCTGCCAGATTCATCGTCCTAAACCTCTTTCCACATAtccttcgttttttttttttttttttgagacgaagtttcattcttgttgcccaggctggagtgcaatggtgtggtctcggctcactgcaacctccgcctctcaggttcaagcgaattctcctgcctcagcctcccaagtagctggtattacaggtgcccaccaccatgcccagctataaatatatatacacacacacacatacacacacacacacatatatatgtatatatatattgcatttttagtagagacaggaacctataatagttttttttttttttttgcctatcaAGGCGGGATGACCCTTATAGACTCCTCACATCTAGTTACAGGCAGTATCTAATGGGACCATGTCAGCAGAGGTGGGatgagggaaaaacaaacaaacaaaatgagtaGGAATATAGTGAGCTATATATCGCAAATAAGATCAGACTACTAGGAgctatatgggaaatctctgtagcTTCCATTCAATTCTACTATGAACCCAAAACTGCCCTAAAAAATAGTCTATAAAAAAAATCCTACTGCGACAACCTCCAAAGCAATATTTTCAACCTTCTCTAACTACAACCCACAATAAATTCTACGGACTAAACTGTGATcccccaaaattcttatgttgaagccctagcccctaatatgatggtatttggaggtggggcctggggcctCTGGGAGGGATTAGGTCTAGATGAGGTTCtaagggtggagtcctcatgatgggattagtttcctgtctccccttctccctctctctcacctccCCCTCTCCCAgtctctccctgcctctccctgtctcctctccccaacccccctCTCTGCTCtgtgatgacacagcaagaaaagCGAGGTCAGCAAACCATGctagcaccctgatcttggacttcccagcctccagaaatgtgagaaataaatgttcgTTGTTTAAGCAACTTTATCTATGGTatcttgttacagcagcccaagaTAAGGCAGTaatcaatatatttatattgaaacacagtacacacacacatattttaaacaaGTATTTCCTGAAATATTACCCACCCCTACATCTGATATTTCCTCTTCaatcttattgtttgttttttttgtttttttttttttaacgctgGTTGTAACTCTACCATATGATTTCACAACTCACTAACTGGTTATGCAATGCAGTTTGAAAAATACTGTTCCAGAAGAAATCCTTGTGAAATAGCGTGATAAATATGttgcataaaattaaaatcaaatatctCAGCTAATGATCGCTCTCTCTGTGGTATactagcaaaagaaaataattaattagaTGCCACTGGGGAGAAAGAATGGCTTGCCCTACCATTCCCATCCTTGGTCCTCTTCTTCCTCTAAGGTGCTGGGATTTACtgtgtatgtaagtgtgtgtatgtgtggggagGGGGGGAGGTTTCACAGCTAGGTTTTACATCACTTCAGTGTTTTAGAAAAAGTGTAGAAAGCAAAGAATGACTGCTATTTTACAAGAGAACAAGTTCAGATTTCTTCTTCCCTAgtcttaaataaattatttatatgaagTATTTGTTGatgttgctgttttaaaaatgtgaggtGCACAGGGATTAGATAAaactttttcctgtttgttttatGTCTAGATACTCTAACTTCTTGCTAGGCTGCTACATAATCCTTTTCAATGAAATTCTACTCTATTTGTATTGGTCTCAATTTGTGTGAATCTTAattctttctgagaaaaaaagctaaaacaacagaaaagattAAAGGCAACAGGTCTGATGTGTGGTCTTCCTTCCATGGTTAAATGTGTGTCAGCAGCCCTATAGCCAGAGATAAATAGACTCAATCTCAATAGTCGAATCAAACCAATCAGATCATGGCTACTTACAACCAACGTAATAGAATATTCCATCTCCCCCGACCTCCTTCACCACCTCCCCAGTCACCTCCAATTTCATGAGAGGCAGTCAGAAATGATTCCAGACCAATGAACGATTACTCACCTATGCAGGTGGGTCTTGGGACCTTCTCATTGACATGAAGGTACAGTCCTGCCAGCTCTTCCCCATATTCTATTGAATTAGTCAGGTCAGGTTTGGAATGGGAAATGCCTGCTATAGAGAGAAAGATGTATGGTGGGCCTGGATGAATGGGGAAGACTGGGAGCTGAAGCTGTGTCTTTCAAAGGAGTACCCTACGCATTAGAGACAATATGAAGGCTCTGGACGCTTGCAGAAATCCACCTTAGAACAGCGTGTGGAGCTTGTAAGACACCAGTACTCACAGGATGACCTTGACTGATGGTAAAGGCCACGAAAACAAGAGTCTAAGGAGGTGGACAGAAAGGTCTGTAGACTACCTGGCAGGCTGGTGTGAGCATCATGACTGGGATCCCACCAATGGTTGGCTGACAAGTGTGGCTTAGTAGAAAAGAGCGTGGACTCAGAGTCAGCCACAACTAAAGTTCCGTCATGACTCAGCCCACTTATGAGTTACGTGGCAGTGGGTAAGTATTTGATCTGACACTCACTTACATCAGGTTTAAAATGAGAATACCATCATCAATTTCATAGATTAAAGAAGTTACTCCGTGCAATGTACCCACaaacagttcctggcacactGAATACTTTCAATACAAGGAAGTTCTTACTGTAATTCTGCTATCTCCAACTTGCCCCAGTTCCCAACTGTGTCCCTAATGATTTCCTTCACCTGGCAATTTTACGTTCAGCAGACGTCTCTATGAGTGCATGGAAAATGCCTCACAGTTTTCCAGTCCTTCCACCTCCTTCCATCAGGCTAACCCACGCCCTCACCTCCTGAGACCATTTTCCCATAGGTCTCCAGCATGAGATCCCAGTATTGCTCCTTTTGAGTGGAATCCAGGTGTCTCCACtgttcctggggaaaaaaaaaaatacaataccatGACTCCAATGAAGGTGTTTGAACCTGCCTTCCCGGCCTAAAGGAAAGCTGAGAAGAAAGAAACGTGCCATAGGATCATGGCCATCCCAAGACCTGAGAAATCCCAGCAGAGTGGTTCAAGGGACAAAGAGGCCAAAGGGAAAACAACAGTCCCTATATCAGTGTTTCTTTCCTTGGTGAGAAAACATCTAGGCTTTACATTCTGCACTTTTTCAGCTGAATTATTTAAAAGTGGAGAATATAGAGGGCAGGAGCCTTTtccatactatttttttttttttttagatggaatcttgttctgtcgcccaggctggagcgcagtgtagcgatctctgctcactgcaacctccaccttccaggttcaagtgattctctgcctcagcttcccgagtaagctgggactacaggcacacgccaccacgcctggctaatttttgtatttttaatacagagggggtttcactgtcaggatggatggtctcaatctcctgacctcgtgatccgcctgccttggcctcctaaagtgctgggattacaggtgtgagccacctcgccgggctggtactatttgtttgtttgttttttaactcaaGTGCTTGTACTAGAGGTCTTTGAAGAGAAATAGCCTGATAGTCCCACTATTTaattaaaatcaggaaattcaaaaagtaaaagaaagaagttaaaaaggAATCTGTTGGAAAAGCAAGTGCAAATCAGTAAAATGTAGTTAGAGTCAACTGCATTGTAAGCTTTACCCTGAAACAAAGATTGGTATattcagagaagagagagaggttaTAACCATACTTGAAATCTCTTATAGTTCTGCATTTAGAGTCTAACATTAAATCAGTTTTCTTGCCAGATAGTGGGAAACTGGTGGGTTCTCTGGAGCAAGCTGTCCCTCCACAATCTCCAAAAGAAGCCCTGCTTTTCCTATGAAACGACAGACTGGAGACTCAAAACTGGGAATACCATACAGTTAGGGTCTGCTTTCGTGAATTCAAATTTCAGTCTTCCACCAAGAAGCTAACTATTACAAACTCAGACTGTATAGCAGAGGGATTAGCAACCCATTTTTTTTGGAGTCAGACATACTGAGTTTTAAGTCCCAACCttgccactttctagctgtgtgaccttgagcaagttacttaaccttccAGAGTTTCGGGCCTCACCTAATGATGGCACTGAACTCACAAAAGTGTTGGGAGGTTTGAGATAAATAATGCAAGTGTCACCTAATTTCATAGCACACTGTACTTTTTTTATTCACAGCATTTAtctgtttattaaatatttatgtgtttgtaCATACGTATATGCACACATGTAAGTATTTGATTAACTGCTGCCTCTACTAgcaatgtaagctccatgaggaaaGGACTCTGTCCTACTCTTATACCTTCCCAGGTCCCAAGAGCCTGCCCAAAACAGAAGAGCCACTCGATATATGTTGCTGAGGTGAAATAGAGCCCTTAGCAAATAGGTCCTCAGTAGATCATATCTATTATTACTATGACATGCAGTCTCCCAGAATCACCCAAAGGGTCTGCGGAGAGAATTAACGGATTCTGCACACGTTCAGAAACCCCAAAGTTGATAGACATGAATAGCCAGGCTTCAGGGAACAGAAATGAGGAGAGGAATTACAAAGTCATCCTCCTACTGTATACAATATACTATTCGGGGAAGGCactctctgatatggtttggctctgtgtccccacccaaatctcatcttgtagctcccataattcccatgtattttgagagggacctggtgggagataactgaaccAGGTGGGCggttctttcctgtgctgttctcgtgacagtgaataaCATAACATCTCATGGCTTTAAAAACCGGAGTTTGCCTGCACgcgctctctctttgcctgccaccatcctcgaaagatgtgacttgctcctccttgccttccaccatgattgtgaggcctccccagccatatggaattgtaagtccaattaaacctctttcttttgtaaatcgcccagtctcaggtatgtctttatcagcagtgtgaaaacggactaatacattcTCAGTCCTAAGTCAAGTCTGCCCCCAGCACATCAAAGAGAAGTGGAAATGGCTCAAGGAGAAAGGAGATACCAAAAAGTGTTTAATTAGCAGGTGctaagccaaacaaacaaacgaaagaGGGTTTGGACTTTTTTGGGTGGGAAGGATAGGAAGCTGAAAAGTGACCTCAATATACCTAATTACATAGTCAACTATTAACTATCACCACATTTTTCAtgtgaatttaaatttaaaatttttttaatgtttaaagtaTAAACAGCTAGCAGCTTATTCTGTTAATCTCCTGTGAATGCAGCTATTTTAACAACCTCCTGAAAATAATCACTTGAGCAAACACTTGAGCTGAATACAGGAATTCTCAGTCTTTGTAGTCAGAACACAGGGACCCTGGCTTCAGTGCCAGCAGAGGAAAGGACGTACATGCCAAGCACAGTAGCATCTGCCTGGCTGCCTGGCTTGCTGACGCAGGATCTACTCCATGAACACAGTAACGACCAAGAAGAGGACAAGGCAGAAAAGGATACAGCCACCAAAACCCCCAGGGGTCAAAGTCAGCTCATTCAAAAACCAGAGAAGTTGCTTCAGGAGCACTGACAGGGTACCTCCAGCTTAAAGACACAGATTTACGCAAGGAACTGCCAAGAAGCTGGGTGCATTCGAATAAAACCTCCTACTGAAGAGGCAAGACACCAATGGCAGCCAGCTTGCCTTTTTCTCATAtttagaagagacagaaaaacctAACTTTCTCTCCCGAAAGACAGAAGTGTGGGATTTGATGGGAAAACTCTCTCTATTTTTGTGTGGAACTGGCACCATCTTGTGGGTTTATAAGATATTACAACTGACTTGCACTGAGTTACTTACACGCTGTTCCTTTCCTTTAAGTTTGAAAACAGAGGAAGGTGAGTAAATGCATTGCTGGAGTACTATGTAAGGTTCCAACTGAGTCATGGTTTCTACTAATGAAATAACTACTGTGTACTGGGAGTAATACCATATCATCATTCTGGCATTATTTATGAAGTTCCTCACTTGAAATTAGAGGGagtgattaatttaaaaattccttttactTCCAAAGGATTTCATTAAATATCAAAGTCTTCCTGATGCAAATAACTGCTGTTAGTTTGGAGGGGATATTCAGATTGGGTAGGGATGAATTTTGTTCGTTTAACTTAAATGGTTGCTAACTAGTTATCTTCTGAAGGTAGGGAAATACAGacacatgtatatgtaaatacaGCTGTAAAACACAAATTGGTGCTGATGAGCATTTTAAATCTTCTGACTTTAAGTTATCCAGAACAGGTGAGAATACTCTGTACATACTGCAGAAACAATAATCCTCCAAGCCTGGTTGACATATTCCACAGAACACCCAAATCTTTCTCACCAAGCAATGTCTTGCTTCACAATTTGGTTTCTGGACACCTTGAAAGCAGGCAGGAGGGTGCATTTGGTCTAAAAAGATATGtctctcccctgccacctccccaTCCACGTTCCCCCAGAGTAAACTATGAAAAGGATATTCTCTAGTTTTTGTATCTCTGAGCCTGGAGAGCCGAAGCTCAGACCCTGGTCTGAAACACAGCATTAAGCACCACCTCCTGCAGTCTCTATTTTCATCTTCGCTCTACAGTAGACTGCAAGGCAAGTCCCAGGAGGAGTTCCCTCGACGTTGTAAATGATGTTTTAATGAAGGTATATAGGCtcgtgaaaaaaaaatatttttacaaaattcaacttttcaaaattgttaaCTACATATCAACATAAATCTGTCCCAGCGACTTCTATGTACAGCGAAAATGAAGTATTAGGAATTGCTGAATGTACCTTCTGCCTGAAACAACTAAAAATGGGACAAAATGTGTAAAAAAATCGTTTTCAGACACTGCACATTACCCAAGCACAGCAGAACAAGATCCCTGGAAGTGGGAAAACAAATTCAGTGAGCGCTAGTTATCCAAACGTACTGCCTAGACAGAGGATCCAGGCAGCAGCACAGGAAGGGAAACCCAGGCTGAGCCAGGCAGCCTCCCTGAGTTGAGCAGAAGGAGCTCAGAGTCTGGAAATGCCAAGGTGCTTAGAATGGACAGGGCAGAGAAATCAGAGGAGGAAGCTGCACAAAGAGAAAGCTCCAGAGATCTACAGAGCGTACCCCCAAAGTCTGGGAAATAACCACCCAAAAGAATCAGAGGGAACAATCCCCTGAGTTCACACAGTGCTGGAAACAGTTTGTACTCCCACCAGGCAGAGTGGAAAACCTGGTATATGAAGGGGCATCAGATTACTCAGAATACTCAGAAGGGAAGTGCCTTAGCATGGAAAAAATAATACTAGACTAAATGTTTCTCTGGTGCCATATAACCAACCAACCGTGTTCAAATAACTGCATCCCATAGCAAAGTTCAAGAACATTTACagtaatacaaaaatatacagCACCCCACCAATGTCTGATACCCAATCAAAGATTACCAggcatgggcaacatagtaagacacaaaaaaatttaaaaattagccaagcattgtggcacatgtctgtagttctagctactcaggaggctgaggcaggaggatggcttgagcccaggacgtcaaggctgcagtaagctatgaccacaccactgcactccaacgtgggtgaaaaagtaaaaccctgtctcaaaacaaacaaacaaacaaaaaagacaaagattacCAGGCACACACAGAAGCAGGAAAACACATCTCATAATGAGAATAATCATTTGATCAAAACTGGCCCAGACCCAATACAGGTAGTAATCAGTAGGTAAGGATATGAATACAAATACAACTATATTCCACATGTTCAAGAAGCTAGAGAAAAAAGTGAACACATTAAGTATAGACATGAAAGATATAATAAAGCCCAAAATCAAACTTCTAGACGTGAAACATTCatccaaaatgaaaaatatactggAAGAGATTAACAGCAAATTAGATGCTGTAAGAAGAAAAGACTAACGAACTTgaagacataaaaatagaaacCGTCCTAAATGAAACACCAAGACttcaaaaacagaatgaaaaatatgctggatgagattaacagcagatcagatactataaaagaaaagattaacGAACTTGAAGACATATAGAAATTGTCCAAAATAAAACACCAAgacttcaaaaacagaaaaaaaatcagtaagcttGGGACAACTTGAAGAGCTCTGATAATTATCATTATACACATTCCACAGGTATTATTTCTGAAGTCCTTAAAGGAGAGGAGAAATAAgcgagacagaaaaaaaaatgctttagaaataatggccaaaaatttTCCAAGTTTAGTGAAAACCATACACCTACAGATCTAAGAAGCTCAATGAATCCCAATTATATGAAATGTGAAAATGACTCTAAGGCACATCAAAATCAAATTGTTTCAAAAAATG encodes:
- the ZNF18 gene encoding zinc finger protein 18 isoform X2 → MPVDLGQALGLLPSLAKAEGSQFSESDAALQEELSSPETARQLFRQFRYQVMSGPHETLKQLRKLCFQWLQPEVHTKEQILEILMLEQFLTILPGEIQMWVRKQCPGSGEEAVTLVESLKGDPQRLWQWISIQVLGQDILSEKMESPSCQVGEVEPHLEVVPQELGLENSSVGPGELLSHIVKEESDTEAELALAASQPARPEERLIRDQDLGASLLPAAPQEQWRHLDSTQKEQYWDLMLETYGKMVSGGISHSKPDLTNSIEYGEELAGLYLHVNEKVPRPTCIGDRQENDKENLNLENHRDQELLHASCQASGEVPSQASLRGFFSEDEPGCFGEGENLPEALQNIQDEGTGEQLSPPERISEKQLGQHLPNPHSGEMSTMWLEEKRETSQKGQPRAPMAQKLPTCRECGKTFYRNSQLVFHQRTHNGETYFQCTICKKAFLRSSDFVKHQRTHTGEKPCKCDYCGKGFSDFSGLRHHEKIHTGEKPYKCPICEKSFIQRSNFNRHQRVHTGEKPYKCSHCGKSFSWRSSFDKHQRSHLGKKPFK
- the ZNF18 gene encoding zinc finger protein 18 isoform X1, whose product is MPVDLGQALGLLPSLAKAEGSQFSESDAALQEELSSPETARQLFRQFRYQVMSGPHETLKQLRKLCFQWLQPEVHTKEQILEILMLEQFLTILPGEIQMWVRKQCPGSGEEAVTLVESLKGDPQRLWQWISIQVLGQDILSEKMESPSCQVGEVEPHLEVVPQELGLENSSVGPGELLSHIVKEESDTEAELALAASQPARPEERLIRDQDLGASLLPAAPQEQWRHLDSTQKEQYWDLMLETYGKMVSGAGISHSKPDLTNSIEYGEELAGLYLHVNEKVPRPTCIGDRQENDKENLNLENHRDQELLHASCQASGEVPSQASLRGFFSEDEPGCFGEGENLPEALQNIQDEGTGEQLSPPERISEKQLGQHLPNPHSGEMSTMWLEEKRETSQKGQPRAPMAQKLPTCRECGKTFYRNSQLVFHQRTHNGETYFQCTICKKAFLRSSDFVKHQRTHTGEKPCKCDYCGKGFSDFSGLRHHEKIHTGEKPYKCPICEKSFIQRSNFNRHQRVHTGEKPYKCSHCGKSFSWRSSFDKHQRSHLGKKPFK